The Nitrospira sp. KM1 genome includes a window with the following:
- a CDS encoding transketolase C-terminal domain-containing protein, whose product MAEVKSLIGTQNKKGQTFTDPWKMLHEAPRTPSFYTGSEVIKEAVRRSSCDVMIAYPITPQSEAAALIGELFAEGYIGDYFRGESEFAVMSQCAGAAFGGARVFTTTAGPGTMRAMENFPMWAGARLPIQMIVTCRGINSPLSIQPDTLEIAYLLNTGMLVWHAETAQDFFDWILKGFMVSEEPDVHLPLALCCDGFFVTHTKDVVNLTPTDMCLPPYDPYRSPVPCMDMECPPVRMMRDPFVMKSNYISYATHASWQQEIWAAIERSRKHSIHWLNGLIDTENTDADIVIVASGTAVSQGREAIRLLEDEGVRCGLVKIKTLRPWPEEEIREATKNAKHIFVPEFNVTGWLAKELRASIPNPQRVHAGPHVCGGMTMPPEIIVSEIKTALGMKSFSLAGRGS is encoded by the coding sequence ATGGCGGAAGTCAAATCTCTCATCGGAACGCAGAACAAGAAGGGGCAAACGTTCACAGACCCCTGGAAAATGCTTCACGAGGCTCCACGCACTCCCTCCTTTTACACCGGTAGCGAAGTCATCAAGGAAGCCGTTCGTCGTTCCAGCTGCGACGTTATGATCGCCTATCCCATCACTCCGCAAAGCGAGGCGGCGGCCCTGATCGGTGAACTGTTCGCCGAAGGTTATATCGGCGATTACTTCCGTGGAGAAAGCGAATTCGCGGTCATGTCGCAATGCGCAGGAGCAGCCTTTGGCGGAGCCCGCGTGTTTACAACGACGGCGGGACCCGGCACGATGCGGGCCATGGAGAATTTCCCGATGTGGGCCGGAGCCAGGCTGCCGATTCAGATGATCGTGACGTGTCGAGGGATCAACTCCCCGCTCTCCATTCAACCGGACACGTTGGAAATTGCCTACCTGCTGAATACCGGCATGCTGGTCTGGCACGCCGAAACCGCACAGGATTTCTTCGACTGGATCTTGAAGGGTTTTATGGTCTCTGAAGAGCCGGATGTGCACTTGCCGCTCGCACTATGCTGCGACGGATTCTTCGTGACCCACACGAAGGACGTGGTGAATCTGACCCCAACCGATATGTGTCTTCCGCCCTATGACCCGTATCGTTCGCCGGTTCCGTGCATGGACATGGAATGTCCTCCCGTGCGCATGATGCGCGATCCGTTCGTGATGAAGAGCAATTACATCAGCTATGCCACGCATGCGAGCTGGCAGCAGGAAATTTGGGCTGCGATCGAACGCTCACGCAAGCATTCAATCCACTGGCTTAATGGGCTGATCGATACAGAAAATACCGATGCTGATATCGTCATCGTGGCTTCCGGCACCGCCGTATCGCAGGGGCGTGAAGCAATTCGCTTGCTGGAGGACGAAGGTGTACGGTGCGGGTTGGTCAAGATCAAGACGCTCCGTCCTTGGCCGGAAGAGGAAATTCGTGAGGCGACCAAGAACGCCAAACATATTTTTGTCCCGGAATTTAACGTCACCGGTTGGCTGGCGAAGGAACTCAGAGCTTCGATTCCCAACCCGCAGCGCGTGCACGCAGGGCCGCATGTCTGTGGCGGGATGACAATGCCTCCGGAGATCATCGTGTCAGAAATCAAGACGGCGCTCGGGATGAAGAGCTTCTCCCTGGCCGGCCGTGGAAGCTGA
- a CDS encoding carbon monoxide dehydrogenase beta subunit family protein, translating into MSDYRVLPGPEHFLPPAAASMGIRLPNPGEGHINGVIVSEEKAYEEAARQFLMAKVPTIFPGPLVLWAWNEKAAKKATAIRHLFNTLKECVQPGQKPMLIPMPDYRPKYPKINPEVEINPNHPNLTIWHNKIDCCMFVGVHCHQANLSLKIIRGGTSCYTIAMCAQAGHEDAMLSIRDTSVEKIMKLADWVKKLKGTVQPKLATARNGSSN; encoded by the coding sequence ATGAGTGACTATCGTGTGTTGCCCGGTCCAGAGCATTTTCTTCCTCCCGCAGCAGCCTCGATGGGAATTCGGCTACCTAATCCGGGTGAAGGCCACATTAATGGCGTCATCGTTTCAGAAGAGAAAGCCTATGAGGAAGCTGCTCGTCAATTTCTCATGGCGAAAGTGCCTACTATATTTCCAGGCCCCCTCGTCTTATGGGCCTGGAATGAAAAGGCAGCCAAGAAAGCCACTGCAATCCGTCATCTGTTCAATACGCTGAAAGAATGCGTGCAGCCAGGCCAAAAACCGATGCTCATCCCCATGCCCGACTACAGGCCCAAATACCCGAAGATCAATCCAGAAGTCGAAATCAATCCCAACCACCCGAACTTGACGATCTGGCATAACAAAATCGATTGTTGCATGTTCGTTGGTGTGCATTGTCATCAAGCGAATCTGTCGCTCAAAATCATCCGAGGTGGAACCTCTTGTTATACAATCGCAATGTGTGCCCAGGCTGGCCACGAAGACGCGATGCTTTCCATCCGCGATACCTCGGTCGAAAAAATCATGAAACTTGCCGATTGGGTGAAAAAGTTGAAAGGGACAGTCCAACCGAAGCTGGCGACAGCCAGAAACGGATCTTCCAATTAG
- a CDS encoding YciI family protein gives MKFVILGFDGPDGEAKRKIYRPAHLANMDPLDAQGRVVLAGPLTDKAGSLIVIEADSWEEANRFAQEDPYTVHGVFERVEVHPFTQVYPKST, from the coding sequence ATGAAATTTGTCATTCTTGGCTTTGATGGTCCAGACGGCGAGGCCAAGAGAAAGATCTACCGTCCCGCACACTTGGCCAATATGGATCCTCTCGATGCGCAAGGCCGAGTCGTACTCGCTGGGCCATTGACCGACAAAGCAGGAAGTCTGATCGTGATCGAGGCAGACTCATGGGAGGAAGCCAATCGGTTTGCGCAGGAGGATCCTTATACCGTACATGGTGTCTTTGAACGAGTTGAAGTACATCCTTTTACGCAAGTTTACCCGAAGTCGACCTAA
- a CDS encoding DUF2203 domain-containing protein, with protein sequence MGQHDDQEQHERLFTLAEANRLIPQLNSRLNSVKQAKAALVRTKEDIKKASARAEYGGGSAMGPLYISSLQQVSNNIQAIQELGVLVKDLDMGLCDFPHLREGRVVFLCWKLGEDEIRWWHETTTGYKDRLSLEDSV encoded by the coding sequence ATGGGTCAGCACGACGATCAAGAGCAGCATGAGCGTCTATTTACGCTTGCTGAGGCGAATCGCCTCATTCCACAACTGAATTCCCGCCTGAATTCGGTTAAGCAAGCAAAGGCCGCCCTTGTCAGAACGAAAGAAGACATCAAGAAGGCAAGCGCCCGAGCCGAGTATGGAGGGGGGAGCGCGATGGGCCCTCTGTACATTTCCAGCCTGCAGCAAGTAAGCAACAATATTCAAGCGATCCAGGAATTGGGAGTATTGGTCAAGGATCTAGACATGGGTCTTTGCGACTTCCCTCATTTACGCGAAGGCCGGGTAGTATTTCTGTGCTGGAAACTCGGTGAGGACGAGATTCGATGGTGGCATGAAACGACCACGGGTTATAAGGATCGCTTATCCCTCGAGGACTCTGTTTGA
- the rho gene encoding transcription termination factor Rho has product MHLAELKQKTIADLNDVARDLKIDGAANLRKQELIFAILQAQTEKNGVVFGEGVLETLPDGFGFLRAPDSNYLPGPDDIYISPSQIRRFNLRTGDIVSGQIRPPKESERYFALLKVEKVNYEDPEVARDKILFDNLTPLYPEERIQLEFDREEFCTRVMDLTTPIGKGQRGLIVAAPRTGKTMLLQAIARAILKNHKEVTLIVLLIDERPEEVTDWQRQVKAEVISSTFDEPAQRHAQVAEMVLEKAKRLVEHKKDVVILLDSITRLARAYNTIAPPSGKVLSGGLDSNALQRPKRFFGAARNIENGGSLTIMATALVDTGSRMDDVIFEEFKGTGNMEVHLDRRLADKRIFPAIDISQSGTRKEELLVDKDRLNKMWILRKVLSPLGTMEAMEFLMDKVQGTKNNQEFLQSMNR; this is encoded by the coding sequence ATGCATCTTGCCGAGTTGAAGCAAAAGACTATCGCCGACCTGAATGACGTCGCGCGGGATCTGAAGATCGATGGGGCGGCCAATCTCAGGAAGCAGGAGCTGATCTTCGCTATTCTTCAGGCTCAGACAGAGAAAAACGGCGTGGTCTTCGGTGAAGGGGTGCTCGAAACCCTTCCAGACGGATTCGGATTTCTCCGTGCTCCCGACTCGAACTATCTTCCAGGTCCTGATGATATCTATATCTCTCCTTCCCAAATTCGACGATTTAATCTTCGGACGGGCGATATCGTTTCGGGCCAAATTCGGCCTCCGAAAGAGAGCGAACGATATTTCGCTCTGCTCAAGGTCGAGAAGGTCAATTACGAGGATCCTGAAGTTGCCCGAGACAAGATTCTGTTCGATAACCTAACGCCGCTCTATCCCGAAGAACGCATTCAGTTGGAATTTGACCGGGAAGAATTCTGCACCCGTGTCATGGATCTGACTACTCCGATCGGTAAAGGGCAGCGCGGCTTGATCGTTGCCGCCCCACGGACAGGCAAGACCATGCTCCTGCAGGCCATTGCTCGGGCCATTCTGAAAAATCATAAAGAAGTCACGCTCATCGTGCTGCTCATCGATGAGCGGCCTGAGGAAGTCACTGATTGGCAACGCCAGGTGAAGGCCGAGGTCATCAGTTCAACGTTCGACGAACCCGCCCAGCGCCATGCACAAGTTGCCGAGATGGTGCTCGAAAAAGCCAAGCGACTGGTAGAACATAAGAAGGATGTCGTGATCCTCCTCGACAGTATCACGCGCCTGGCCAGAGCGTATAACACCATTGCTCCCCCCAGCGGGAAAGTCCTTTCCGGCGGACTGGATTCCAACGCCTTGCAGCGGCCGAAGCGGTTTTTCGGAGCTGCCCGCAATATCGAAAATGGAGGCAGTCTGACGATCATGGCGACTGCCCTTGTTGATACAGGCAGCCGTATGGATGACGTGATTTTCGAAGAATTCAAAGGCACAGGAAATATGGAAGTGCATCTCGATCGGCGCCTTGCCGACAAGCGCATCTTCCCGGCCATCGACATCAGTCAGTCTGGGACCAGAAAAGAAGAATTGCTCGTCGATAAGGATCGGCTCAATAAGATGTGGATCCTCCGGAAGGTATTAAGCCCGCTGGGAACGATGGAAGCGATGGAATTCCTCATGGATAAAGTGCAGGGAACCAAGAATAATCAGGAATTTCTGCAGTCCATGAATCGGTAG
- the rpmE gene encoding 50S ribosomal protein L31, with amino-acid sequence MKKGIHPLYREATVHCACGNRYKTRSTVGDINVDICSNCHPFFTGTQKIVDTEGRVERFKKKYAKKGK; translated from the coding sequence ATGAAGAAGGGCATTCATCCCTTGTACCGTGAAGCCACTGTTCACTGTGCATGCGGCAATAGGTATAAAACCAGGTCGACCGTCGGCGATATTAACGTCGACATCTGCTCTAACTGCCATCCGTTCTTCACCGGAACTCAAAAAATCGTCGATACGGAAGGACGTGTCGAACGGTTCAAGAAGAAGTACGCGAAGAAGGGCAAGTAG